TACGCTGGCATACGATATTGACGGTATTGTGTTTAAGGTGAATGACTTAGCATTGCAGCAGCGCCTGGGTTTTGTTGCTAGAGCGCCACGCTGGGCAACCGCCTATAAGTTTCCTGCCCAAGAGGAAATGACCAAGCTGATAGACGTTGAGTTTCAGGTAGGTCGAACCGGCGCCATTACGCCGAAAGCGAAATTAGAGCCGGTTTTTGTCGGCGGTGTGACGGTGTCTAATGCCACGCTGCATAATCAAGATGAGATTACGCGTTTAGCCTTGATGATCGGCGACACCGTGGTGATCCGTCGCGCCGGCGATGTCATACCTCAGGTAGTATCTGTGGTAATGGCCAAACGACCTGTGGATGCTAAGCCGATTCACTTTCCAACATCCTGCCCTATTTGTGATTCACCAGTCGAGCGTGAACCTGGTGAGGCAGTGGCGCGCTGTACCGGCGGCATCATCTGTCAGGCGCAAAGTATTCGTGCGATTCAACATTTTGCCTCGCGCAAGGCGATGGATATTGATGGCTTGGGCGATAAGCTAGTTGAGCAATTAGTTGAATCAGGTTTAATCAAAACCGTTGCAGACCTTTATCGTTTAGATTTTAAAGCCGTTGTTGGCTTAGAGCGGATGGCAGAAAAATCGGCATCGAATCTGTTTCGGGCCATTGAAAGCAGTAAGCAAACGACCCTGGCTCGTTTTTTATACAGCCTTGGCATTCGTGAAGTTGGCGAGGCGACTGCAAACTCGCTGGCCAATCATTTTAAGTCCTTAGATCCCTTATATTCGGTGAGCGATGAGGTATTGCAAACTATCGATGATGTCGGCCCTGTCGTTGCGCATCATATTTCGCAGTTTTTTGCCAACCCACATCAGCTGGAGAACCTACAGCGTTTGTTACAGGCCGGGATTAGCTGGCCAGAGGTTGCAAACAAGGATCAGTCTGAATTGACCTTGCAAGGTAAGACTATTGTCTTGACTGGCAATTTGGCATCGATGCCGCGGGCAGATGCCAAGCAGGCTTTGGAGGCGCTGGGTGCTAAAGTTGCTGGTTCGGTATCGAAAAAAACCGATCTGTTAATCGCTGGACCTGGAGCCGGTTCAAAGCTCAAAAAGGCACAAGATCTGGGCGTTGCGATTGGCGATGAATCGATGTTAAGTGAGCTAATATCAGGGCAGGGAAGCTAATGCCATCATTATCGAAATTTTGTTGCCTGCTGTGTGCGGTGTTTTTTACTGCCTGTACCACGTCTCCGCCAAAGAATCTCGATAATATATGCGCAATATTTGATGAGAAGCGCGGCTGGTATGACGATGCGAAAGATTCGCAAGACGACTGGGGCACGTCGATTCCAACCATGATGGCGTTTATTCATCAAGAGTCGCGCTTTGTCGCCGATGCTAAGCCACCGCGTAAAAAGATTTTGGGCTTTATCCCAGGTGGACGTTTGTCTAGCGCTTATGGCTATCCGCAGGCTAAAGATGAAACCTGGAAAGTCTATCAACGTTCGACTGGTAATTATGGCCATGACCGCGATGACTTTGCCGACGCGGTATATTTTATAGGTTGGTACAATGACCAAAGCAATCGCCGGAATAAAATTCCAAAATGGGATACTGCTAAGCTTTATCTTGCTTATCACGAGGGGCAGGGCGGCTATGCGCGAGGCAGTTATAAGCGCAAAAGTTGGTTAATCCGCGTGTCAAAAAAGGTCGCCGACCGTGCCTGGCGGTATAAGACGCAACTTCAAAAGTGTGAAAAGCGATTGCAAAGTCGCGGCTGGTTTTGGTGATTCTGACGCAATATTCAGACCCTAAATAGAGAAAACTCTGAGTGCTAATTACGAATAATTCTCACTTCCTATATTTCGAGACGCCCTGTCTAAAAATGTGTTTAGAAAGGCATAAAAATTTCACTTTTATTGCTGAAATTTGAGCACAGTTATGAAACAATTGCGCGCACAAAAAATGCGCTTTTTTGTCAATTGAGTGGGCTGATTAGCCAAATATATGGCTGTCAACGTAATAGCTTAAGACACGATAACAATAACGACAAGTTACTGATTCGTTGACAAAAAAACTGTTGTAACCAGCTTAAATTTCAGGATGCGACCTTGAAACCGACAAATGTAAAAGACCCAGAGTTTTATCATAAAACTGTGGATTGCCAGTACGCCTGCCCAGCACATACCCCTGTGCCTGAATACATTCGTTTGATTGCTCAGGAGCGATACACCGACGCCTATATGATTAACTGGCAATCGAACGTGTTTCCATCGGTTTTAGGCCGCGTTTGTGATCGCCCATGCGAGCCGGCCTGTCGTCGCGGTCGTGTTGAAGAAGAGCCCGTGGCTATCTGCCGTTTAAAACGGGTGGCTGCAGATAATTTTGACCATGCCGACTTTGAATCACGTCTTCCGGATATCCAGCCTGCAAACGGTAAAAAAATCGGTATTGTTGGCGGCGGTCCTGCGGCATTAACAGTTGCCCGCGATTTAGCGCCGTTAGGCTATACCATAGAGCTGTATGATAATCAGCCGGTTGGCGGTGGTATGATGCGCAGCCAAATCCCTGCATTTCGTCTACCTGAAGAAGAGCTGGCGCGTGAAGTCAATTATATTCTGAACATGGGTGTGAATGCGCAATTCAATACCTATGTTGATTCTTTACAGTCAATTTTAGATAAAAATTACGATGCCGTTGTGGTCGCTACTGGTGCACCTGCTGGGCGTGATTTGAAAAAATTAGACGGCCGCGAAGCGGCTGATGCCAATATTCATATTGGCGTTGAATGGTTAGCCAATGTCGCCTTTGAGCATACCTCGAAAATTGGCGAAAAAGTTATTGTGCTAGGTGGCGGTAATACTGCCATGGACTGTTGCCGTACTTCGCTGCGCTTGGGTGCAAAAGAAGTGACGGTT
This window of the Pseudomonadales bacterium genome carries:
- the ligA gene encoding NAD-dependent DNA ligase LigA — encoded protein: TLAYDIDGIVFKVNDLALQQRLGFVARAPRWATAYKFPAQEEMTKLIDVEFQVGRTGAITPKAKLEPVFVGGVTVSNATLHNQDEITRLALMIGDTVVIRRAGDVIPQVVSVVMAKRPVDAKPIHFPTSCPICDSPVEREPGEAVARCTGGIICQAQSIRAIQHFASRKAMDIDGLGDKLVEQLVESGLIKTVADLYRLDFKAVVGLERMAEKSASNLFRAIESSKQTTLARFLYSLGIREVGEATANSLANHFKSLDPLYSVSDEVLQTIDDVGPVVAHHISQFFANPHQLENLQRLLQAGISWPEVANKDQSELTLQGKTIVLTGNLASMPRADAKQALEALGAKVAGSVSKKTDLLIAGPGAGSKLKKAQDLGVAIGDESMLSELISGQGS